A window from Sinanaerobacter sp. ZZT-01 encodes these proteins:
- a CDS encoding amidohydrolase: MNADIIIINGKCLTMRGEETAEYVVIRDKYILEVGDGNGWEKYRDSAILLDAEGNTVLPGFIDSNMHVTKTATNAAGLNLSKMKNFEEIGNLIQEVAKEHPGEPIWGYSLQCEILDEKRYPDRYILDKYCNNAPVSLYSTDYQVSVLNTYGMLHYKIPFSQEGVEMNEKDVPTGVFRRQSNAILYDNIVRTIPDERRDAAMEKIMNRLLANGITTIVATEGENMCGSLKEDAEGDYIYKYGSKYPIDLELFYQTLDIEKVKRMGLSRIGGELYIDGTIGAKTAALTFNYRDDDTNGIICISQEVLNKFVLGCYKNQLQCALFAIGDRAIEAAIIAHENAAKEYGVSNLRHVIEHAELITKEQMKRVARLGILLSMQPAYEAYWGEAGGMYEDRLGEKYKETNQFREIIDSGIVICGGSDGDVTEPNPLLGIHYAVNHPIKHHSVSIIEALKMFTIHGAYGIFQESEKGTLEKDKLADVVILDGDICNMDKRKIKDMKIIATIKAGELLHDRL, from the coding sequence ATGAATGCAGATATTATAATAATAAATGGAAAATGTCTGACAATGAGGGGAGAGGAAACGGCCGAGTACGTCGTAATTAGGGATAAATATATTTTAGAGGTTGGAGACGGAAACGGGTGGGAAAAATACAGAGATTCTGCGATCCTATTGGATGCAGAAGGAAATACCGTACTTCCTGGCTTTATTGATAGCAATATGCATGTGACGAAAACAGCAACCAATGCCGCTGGACTTAATTTGTCAAAAATGAAAAATTTCGAAGAAATCGGAAATTTGATTCAAGAGGTGGCTAAAGAGCATCCGGGTGAACCAATATGGGGTTATTCCTTGCAATGTGAAATTCTTGATGAAAAACGATATCCAGACAGGTATATTCTCGACAAGTATTGTAACAATGCGCCTGTATCTCTTTATTCCACAGATTATCAAGTTTCAGTTTTGAATACCTATGGCATGCTTCATTACAAAATCCCCTTTTCACAAGAAGGCGTGGAGATGAATGAAAAGGATGTTCCGACGGGTGTGTTTAGAAGACAATCCAATGCGATACTATATGATAATATCGTTAGAACGATCCCAGATGAACGCAGAGATGCCGCAATGGAAAAAATAATGAATCGTTTATTGGCGAATGGGATTACAACCATTGTTGCTACGGAAGGCGAGAATATGTGTGGTTCGTTAAAAGAAGATGCGGAAGGTGATTATATATATAAATACGGTTCAAAGTATCCGATTGATCTGGAATTATTTTATCAGACATTAGATATTGAAAAAGTAAAGCGTATGGGCTTATCCAGAATCGGCGGAGAATTGTATATCGACGGAACGATTGGAGCGAAAACGGCTGCGCTGACATTTAACTACCGAGATGATGATACAAATGGAATTATTTGCATTTCTCAAGAAGTTCTCAATAAATTTGTTTTGGGTTGTTATAAAAACCAGTTGCAATGTGCCTTGTTTGCAATCGGTGACAGAGCGATAGAGGCAGCCATTATCGCACATGAAAATGCAGCGAAAGAATATGGTGTCAGCAACTTGCGTCATGTGATTGAGCATGCAGAACTTATAACAAAAGAACAGATGAAACGAGTTGCAAGGCTTGGCATTCTTTTGTCGATGCAACCTGCATATGAAGCGTATTGGGGCGAAGCGGGCGGTATGTATGAAGATCGGCTTGGTGAAAAATACAAAGAGACCAACCAATTTAGAGAAATTATAGACAGTGGAATTGTAATATGTGGAGGCTCAGATGGAGATGTCACGGAACCAAATCCTCTTTTAGGAATACACTATGCGGTCAATCATCCAATTAAACACCATTCGGTTTCTATTATTGAGGCATTAAAAATGTTTACGATTCATGGGGCTTATGGAATCTTTCAGGAAAGTGAAAAAGGAACGTTAGAAAAGGATAAACTGGCAGATGTAGTGATTTTAGACGGAGACATCTGTAATATGGATAAAAGAAAAATAAAAGATATGAAAATAATCGCGACTATAAAAGCAGGAGAATTATTGCACGACCGGTTATAG